A single genomic interval of Rhododendron vialii isolate Sample 1 chromosome 3a, ASM3025357v1 harbors:
- the LOC131319114 gene encoding chloride conductance regulatory protein ICln — MAVGLRLFTERAGDGPGVPVLDSNAGEELIHVQQGVSVVLANRPPESPGTLYISSKQVLWLSDVDMAKGYGVDFLSVSLHAISRDPEAYPSPCIYAQIDTGDEDGDQSEGSDTEDNGTVLLSKVTEMRLVPSDSNQLDTLFEIFCKCAEMNPEPVEEEEEGHNWIFSADQMQDEGAEGEEPDWHFFQDPTNTIGHSNGDHDLAHTVLEQLEINDERFEDAEEMEGDHNSGHP, encoded by the exons ATGGCGGTGGGGTTAAGACTCTTCACTGAGAGAGCCGGCGACGGCCCCGGAGTTCCAGTCCTCGATTCCAACGCCGGCGAGGAGCTCATCCACGTCCAGCAAGGCGTCTCCGTCGTCCTCGCCAACCGTCCGCCCGAGTCCCCCGGCACTCTCTACATCTCCtccaa GCAAGTGTTGTGGTTGAGCGACGTGGACATGGCCAAAGGCTACGGGGTTGATTTCTTGTCGGTGTCACTTCACGCAATCTCTAGGGATCCAGAGGCTTATCCGTCTCCTTGTATTTACGCCCAG ATTGACACAGGAGATGAAGATGGGGATCAGTCAGAGGGCTCAGATACAGAAGATAATGGAACTGTTCTCTTATCAAAGGTCACAGAGATGAGGCTTGTGCCATCAGATTCTAATCAGT TGGATACACTGTTTGAAATTTTCTGCAAATGTGCTGAAATGAATCCGGAACCCGTTGAAG aggaagaggaaggacACAACTGGATTTTCAGTGCTGATCAGATGCAAGATGAGGGCGCAG AGGGAGAAGAACCTGATTGGCATTTCTTTCAAGATCCCACCAACACAATTGGTCATTCAAATGGGGATCACGACCTAGCTCATACTGTGCTCGAg CAACTTGAAATCAACGATGAACGATTTGAGGATGCTGAAGAGATGGAAGGTGATCATAACAGTGGCCATCCATAA
- the LOC131319113 gene encoding heat shock cognate 70 kDa protein 2-like has protein sequence MAGKGQGPAIGIDLGTTYSCVAVWQHQRIEIIANDQGNRTTPSYVAFTDTERLTGDAAKNQVAVNATNTIFDAKRLIGRRYNDATVQSDTKSWPFKVTPGQDDKPMIGVTYKYEEKQFSAEEISSMVLVKMREIAEDYLGTTIKNAVITVPAHFNNSQRQATKEAGAIAGLHVMRIINEPTAAAIAYGLDNKTSSTGEKKVLIFDLGGGTFDVSVLTMEEGKFEVKATGGDTHLGGEDFDNRMVNHFVQEFKRKHEKDISGNPRALRRLRTSCERAKRTLSSTAQTTIEIDALYEGIDFFSRVSRARFEELNIDLFRKCMEPVEECLKDAKIDKSNVDEVVLVGGSTRIPKVRQLLQDFFNGKELCKNINPDEAVAYGAAVQAAILSGERIEKVQDLVLVLEVIPLSLGLNDSRGVTKVFIPKNTKIPTKKEQVRQTSKDNQTNALFRVYEGESTLSKDNNLLGQFTVTGFPPAPRGVQKFNVCFDIDENGILNVSAEDKTMGQMQKMTITNDKGRLSKEEIEKMVQEAAKYKLEDEEHKKKNKAKNALENYAYNMRSAINDKKNGAKISRANKRKIKAALEQAIQWLDENQLAEREEFEDKMKELEGICHNIVELD, from the exons ATGGCTGGAAAAGGACAAGGACCTGCGATCGGGATAGATCTTGGAACGACTTACTCCTGCGTGGCCGTTTGGCAGCATCAACGCATTGAGATTATAGCAAATGATCAAGGGAATAGGACGACGCCATCTTACGTTGCCTTCACAGATACAGAGCGTTTGACCGGCGATGCTGCGAAGAATCAAGTTGCCGTGAACGCAACTAACACTATTTTCG ATGCGAAACGTCTAATCGGAAGAAGGTACAACGACGCCACAGTTCAGAGTGACACCAAGTCATGGCCATTCAAAGTCACACCCGGTCAAGACGACAAACCAATGATTGGAGTGACATACAAGTATGAAGAGAAACAATTCTCCGCCGAAGAAATCTCCTCAATGGTCCTcgtaaaaatgagagaaatcgCAGAGGATTACCTCGGCACCACCATCAAAAACGCCGTCATCACCGTTCCTGCCCACTTCAACAATTCTCAAAGACAAGCCACCAAAGAAGCCGGGGCCATTGCCGGCCTCCACGTCATGCGGATAATCAATGAGCCAACTGCAGCCGCCATTGCTTATGGTCTCGATAACAAAACCAGTAGCACCGGTGAGAAAAAGGTGCTCATATTCGATCTCGGGGGTGGAACATTCGACGTCTCTGTATTAACCATGGAAGAGGGTAAATTCGAGGTTAAAGCTACGGGTGGGGATACCCATTTGGGGGGTGAGGATTTCGATAACAGAATGGTGAACCATTTTGTTCaggaattcaagaggaagcACGAGAAGGATATTAGTGGGAACCCAAGAGCTTTGAGGAGGTTGAGGACTTCTTGTGAAAGGGCAAAGAGGACTCTTTCGTCGACAGCTCAAACGACGATTGAGATTGATGCGTTATACGAGGGCATTGATTTTTTCTCGAGGGTTTCTCGGGCCAGGTTCGAGGAGCTGAACATTGATTTGTTCAGGAAGTGTATGGAGCCAGTGGAGGAGTGTTTGAAGGATGCAAAAATTGACAAGAGCAATGTCGATGAAGTCGTTCTTGTTGGTGGGTCCACTAGGATTCCAAAGGTCCGGCAATTGCTGCAGGATTTCTTCAATGGGAAGGAGCTTTGCAAAAACATTAACCCTGATGAGGCTGTGGCTTATGGTGCTGCGGTTCAAGCAGCGATTTTGAGTGGGGAGCGGATTGAGAAGGTTCAGGATTTAGTACTGGTGTTGGAGGTCATTCCGCTTTCCCTTGGTTTGAATGACTCTAGGGGGGTTACGAAGGTTTTCATTCCAAAAAACACGAAGATTCCAACGAAGAAAGAGCAGGTTCGGCAAACTAGCAAGGATAACCAAACCAATGCTTTGTTTCGAGTCTATGAGGGGGAAAGCACGCTATCCAAAGACAACAACTTGTTGGGCCAATTCACAGTGACTGGATTTCCTCCGGCTCCTAGGGGCGTCCAGAAGTTCAATGTCTGTTTTGACATTGATGAGAATGGTATTCTGAATGTGTCTGCAGAGGACAAAACTATGGGACAGATGCAGAAGATGACGATCACCAACGATAAGGGTAGGTTGTCTAAGGAGGAGATTGAGAAAATGGTGCAGGAGGCTGCGAAGTACAAGTTGGAAGACGAGGagcacaagaagaaaaacaaggCGAAGAACGCGTTGGAGAATTACGCTTATAACATGAGGAGCGCTATTAACGATAAGAAGAATGGCGCGAAGATTTCTCGGGCTAACAAGAGGAAGATTAAAGCGGCGCTTGAGCAGGCAATTCAGTGGTTGGATGAGAACCAGCTCGCTGAGAGGGAGGAGTTTGAGGATAAAATGAAGGAGTTGGAGGGCATTTGCCACAATATTGTGGAGCTTGATTAA
- the LOC131319123 gene encoding small ribosomal subunit protein uS15-like, translated as MGRMHSRGKGISASALPYKRTPPSWLKISSQDVEENICKFAKKGMTPSQIGVILRDSHGIAQVKSVTGSKILRILKAHGLAPEIPEDLYHLIKKAVAIRKHLERNRKFKDSKFRLILVESRIHRLARYYKKTKKLPPVWKYESTTASTLVA; from the exons GCCGCGG GAAGGGTATCTCCGCTTCGGCTCTCCCTTACAAGAGAACTCCCCCCAGCTGGCTCAAGATCTCCTCCCAAGAT GTGGAAGAGAACATCTGCAAGTTCGCGAAGAAAGGCATGACACCGTCGCAGATTGGCGTCATTCTTCGCGACTCTCATGGAATTGCGCAGGTCAAGAGCGTCACAGGAAGCAAGATCCTCCGTATCCTCAAAGCTCATG GCCTTGCACCTGAAATTCCTGAGGATCTGTACCATCTGATTAAGAAGGCAGTGGCAATTCGGAAGCATCTGGAGAGGAACAGGAAATTTAAGGATTCCAAGTTTAGGCTGATTCTGGTGGAGAGCAGGATTCACAGGCTTGCTCGCTACTACAAGAAAACTAAGAAGCTCCCTCCAGTCTGGAAATA CGAGTCAACCACTGCCAGCACTCTTGTGGCTTAG